The proteins below are encoded in one region of Deinococcus aquaedulcis:
- the panC gene encoding pantoate--beta-alanine ligase, giving the protein MSNAPRLLTTPAELRAARSGGPVALVPTMGYLHEGHATLIRGARGLVPGGQVVVSVFVNPMQFGPQEDLGRYPRDLPRDLQIAGDAGADVLFHPTPETMYPAGFATQVTVGGVSEGLDGAARPGHFTGVATVVLKLFNLVQPQYALFGEKDWQQLAVIRRMVTDLNVPVEVRGVPTVRESSGLALSSRNSYLTGEQRAEATVLSRALKAVQAAYTGGERRTQALEAAGLAVLAAHPEVTLDYLKVVDGDMQAGEMVDNNPMNRVLVAARMFGVRLIDNMPLHAGEGGA; this is encoded by the coding sequence GTGAGTAACGCCCCCCGCCTGCTGACCACCCCCGCCGAACTGCGCGCCGCCCGCAGCGGCGGCCCGGTGGCGCTGGTGCCCACCATGGGCTACCTGCACGAGGGCCACGCGACCCTGATCCGGGGGGCCCGGGGGCTGGTGCCCGGCGGGCAGGTGGTGGTGAGCGTGTTCGTGAACCCCATGCAGTTTGGCCCGCAGGAAGACCTGGGCCGCTACCCCCGCGATCTGCCGCGCGACCTGCAGATCGCCGGGGACGCAGGGGCGGATGTGCTCTTTCACCCCACGCCCGAGACCATGTACCCGGCGGGCTTCGCCACCCAGGTGACGGTGGGGGGCGTCAGCGAGGGGCTGGACGGCGCCGCGCGGCCCGGGCACTTTACTGGCGTCGCCACGGTGGTCCTGAAACTCTTCAACCTGGTGCAGCCGCAGTACGCGCTGTTTGGCGAGAAAGACTGGCAGCAGTTGGCGGTGATTCGCCGCATGGTCACTGACCTGAACGTGCCCGTGGAGGTGCGCGGCGTGCCCACGGTGCGCGAAAGCTCCGGGCTGGCCCTGAGCAGCCGCAACAGTTACCTGACGGGCGAGCAGCGTGCCGAGGCCACCGTGCTGTCGCGCGCCCTGAAGGCTGTGCAGGCCGCTTACACCGGGGGCGAGCGGCGCACCCAGGCACTGGAGGCGGCCGGCCTCGCAGTTCTGGCGGCCCACCCAGAGGTCACCCTGGACTACCTGAAGGTGGTGGACGGTGACATGCAGGCAGGCGAAATGGTGGACAATAATCCCATGAACCGCGTGCTTGTGGCGGCCCGGATGTTCGGGGTGCGCCTGATTGACAACATGCCCCTACATGCTGGGGAGGGCGGCGCATGA
- a CDS encoding phage holin family protein → MGFLVRLLVSALALYLLTRVYSGVSFVPGADAVSILIAAVVMGVVNALVRPVLLLLSLPVNVLTLGLFTLVVNGIVLWLVAAATALNVSGFGAAVVGALILGVISWVLDGVVGALGLDGRRE, encoded by the coding sequence ATGGGCTTTCTCGTTCGGCTGCTGGTCAGCGCGCTCGCGCTGTATTTGCTGACCCGGGTGTACAGCGGGGTCAGTTTCGTGCCCGGCGCGGATGCGGTCAGCATTCTGATTGCCGCTGTGGTCATGGGCGTGGTGAACGCCCTGGTGCGCCCGGTGCTGCTGCTGCTGTCGCTGCCGGTGAACGTGCTGACCCTGGGGCTGTTTACCCTGGTGGTGAACGGCATTGTCCTGTGGCTGGTGGCGGCGGCCACGGCCCTGAACGTGTCGGGCTTTGGGGCCGCTGTGGTGGGGGCGCTGATTCTGGGCGTGATTTCCTGGGTGCTGGACGGCGTGGTGGGCGCCCTGGGACTGGACGGGCGCCGTGAGTAA